The Anaerobaca lacustris sequence ATTGGCACCTGGAACGGCAAAAGAGATCCCTGGGCTGCGTATATCGTAGCCCAGAGCGGCATTGAATTCCTGCTCATGCTGGAACCGACGGGTATCCAGCTCAGGTGGGACAAGCGCGATGAGCGCAGCCGTTATCCCGATACTCCTTTGGGTAACTATCTTTACAATATCGGCTGGAACAGGCATGGGGGGTATTATGATCCAACCGCACTCGCAGCGATTATATCCATACATGCAGATGAAGACTGGTTCGGGGACCTGCAAACAGTGACCCTCCGTGACCGCTATCAGAACTACGGGTGGGCATCAGCCGAAGCATCCAATATACGCCTCATCAGGAGCATCGACGCGAGCGCGATAAAGGAAGATTGGTTCGAAACCATCAACGGTCGCCCCACCAAGCTTCGTAAGTCCGTGTCGGGGACATACCGTTCACGGCGAGGGACGGATGGTGGCAAATAGAATGAGTGCGTGTAAGCCAACAGATCTGCAACGCAAATACGGAGAAAGAGGAACGCAGCAGTTTGATGAAATCAGTCGCCCCGCAACCAAAAGAGACCAAGCCATGCCATCGAATTACGGCTTTCTCAGTCTTGTCAAGGGCGCGGTGCTGGCGTTGTTTTTCGTCATGTTGGGTATGACTGTCCACGCGGCCGACGATCCTGACCGCATTCAGCCCTACGCGGCCAACCCGTTCTACTGGCAATACAAGGGCCAGCCCGTGCTGTTGCTGGCTGGCGGCCTAATCGTGGGTCTGCTGCCGGGCTTCGCCGCCGCAGAAGACCTGTCTACCCAGGTGGCACGCACCGCGCCTGCAGGGGCGATTGTTCCGCTCGATGGGCCGGTGCTGGCCGGCAAGTCCGTGACGTTCAAACTCAGTGGCAATCCGAGCGACCCTCACTGGAAGCTCGGAGACGGGGCGACGGCTGACGGCGCATCGGTCACCCACACCTACCAGAAGCCGGGGATTCATCGCGTCGTCATGGGATCCAAGGTGGGCGAGACATTCAACGAGCTGTCTTCCGCCATCGTGCGCGTCCACACGCCGGAAACCGTGCACCTGCCGCAGGTCTTTCTCGACACCGACGCCCGCAACGAAGTCGATGACCAGCATTACATTGCCTACGCCCTGTTCAGCAACCTGGACGTGCTGGGCATCAACAGCGCCCATCACGGTCCCCACCGCATCAATCACTTTGGCGCTGCACAGGAGCCGATCAACTATGGCGAGATTCTCTACATCATTGAGCTCAGCCGCATCAGCGGCCTGTTGGAGCATCGTACCGAAAACCGAATTCCCCAGGCGTTCCGCGGTGCCAAAGTGCCGTTGCAGGTTCCCGCCAGCGGCAACTGGTCGGACACGCAGCCAATCGAATGCGAAGCCAGCGAAGCGATTCTGGCGGCGGCGCGTGGCGCGTCGCCCGACAATCCCGTGTGGGTCCTGCCTGTCGGGCCATGCACCAACATCGCCAGCGCGATTCTTCTGGCGCGTGAAGAAGGATTGGACCTTAAGAGCCGAATCAAGATCGTCTGGCTGGGCGGCGGACCCGAACGGGTCAATGCCAGGAGCCACAACGGCGGTAGCGACCCCTGGTCGGTCTTTGTGACCGGTCAGAGCGATGTCGATTTTTGGATCATCCTGGAGCATCCCACCGGTGCCAGCATCACCATGGACAAGCGTGTTGAGTCCGAACTCTACCCCGACAACCGGCTGGGCCAATATCTGGAGGCGATCACGCCCGCCCGCGAGAAAGCGCTCTTCGATGTGGCGACGATTTCAATGGTCATTGGCAACCACCTGGGAAAGTCTTGGCTGACGTTAGTCGAGCCTTCAGTGGTGCTTGGTCCCGATCAGCAATACCAGTGGAAGCAGGTCGACTCACCAACGACCGTTCACATCATTCGCGATATCGACGAAGAAGCGATGAAAGTCGATTTCTTCAATACCTTGAACGGCAAGCCGACCGCTTTGCCGCCAACGCGATAGAAGCGATAACTTACTGAACACGAGGAGAATTATCATGTCAAGTCAATGTCAGTTTAGGAGAATCACCATGTCAAACCGACGTCCGTTTATTCGCCAGACGTCCGCAGTCTTGATGGCTTGCGGTCTCATCACCAGCCTGCTGCCGGGCTTCGCCGCGGCGGACAAGGCGGACAATCAGTGGGGCCCGGGCTATCGCATAACAGACAATGGTCTGCAGATCGACGGTATTCGCGCGGACAATCCGACCAACCGGGTGATCTATGATAACGACTTTTATTTCGACGCGATGGACTTTACGTATCTCGCGGCCCAGGCCAAGCTCGGGAGAGTCGATTTCAAAGGCTTCATCGTCACCAGGAACTCCCATATGGCTGACGGATATACGGCTATGGTCAATCAATACAACAAATATAAAAACCTGGCCCGCCAATCCGGGCTGCATGTCCCTGAGCACATCGGCGGGGCGCGCGAGCCCCTGCGCAGGCCGGGGAGCGGAAAGATCGAGGACACCCAGTACACGCTTTCTGACGGTGCCCGGTTGATCATCGAGCAGGCCGACGCCTCCACACCGGACAATCCGCTGATCGTGTTCTGCGGCGGCCAGTTAACGACCGTTGCCACGGCGCTACTTGAAAAGCCAGACATCGCCAAGCGAATGATTGTTTTCGGTGCCGGTCAGATGATGGCCACCTACAACTCGCATGACGGGTGGTCTGCCTACGTGACCGCGATGAGGTCCCCTGTCGTTAACATGCGGGAAGGCTTTGCCAAGGTCGATGGAGGTTATGACAGGTCGA is a genomic window containing:
- a CDS encoding PKD domain-containing protein, which gives rise to MPSNYGFLSLVKGAVLALFFVMLGMTVHAADDPDRIQPYAANPFYWQYKGQPVLLLAGGLIVGLLPGFAAAEDLSTQVARTAPAGAIVPLDGPVLAGKSVTFKLSGNPSDPHWKLGDGATADGASVTHTYQKPGIHRVVMGSKVGETFNELSSAIVRVHTPETVHLPQVFLDTDARNEVDDQHYIAYALFSNLDVLGINSAHHGPHRINHFGAAQEPINYGEILYIIELSRISGLLEHRTENRIPQAFRGAKVPLQVPASGNWSDTQPIECEASEAILAAARGASPDNPVWVLPVGPCTNIASAILLAREEGLDLKSRIKIVWLGGGPERVNARSHNGGSDPWSVFVTGQSDVDFWIILEHPTGASITMDKRVESELYPDNRLGQYLEAITPAREKALFDVATISMVIGNHLGKSWLTLVEPSVVLGPDQQYQWKQVDSPTTVHIIRDIDEEAMKVDFFNTLNGKPTALPPTR